The genome window CAGGGTCTTGACCGTCAGATATAGGTTCATGGCTTGGGTTCCTCGGTAAGCAGAATGAGTAAAAGCGCGGCGACCGCGGCGTTTTTCAGGACCGGGCCGAACGGATGCAGCAGGAACTCGGGCAAGGCCACGGCGATCACCGCCGTATACGCGAGCACCAGCCCGAGTTGTGCGGCCCACAGGCGCCTGCCGGGCCACCAGAGCGTGGCGATCCCCAGTGCGAAATCCAGCGCGGCAGCCAGGTACAAGGCCGTCCGCGCGGCAGCGCCATGCAGGCCAACCGGTTCAAGCAAGGCCAGGCTGCCGGCCACTGGATAGAGAAAGGCGCTGCACACGGCCGTCCACAGCCAGATCAGCGCCAGTGCGCCACGCGCGAGGCCAGGCCGCCACGCAGCCAGCGCTTGATGGCGCAGGGGCAGCGCATCGGCTGCGCCGATGAAGGATTCGATGCCAGAGGGCGGCCGTCCCAGCGCACGGGCCGTCGTCGCGGCATCGGCCGTATTGCCGGCGCGCAGCATCTTCCAGGTGTCGCGCGTCAACAAAGAACCCGGTAGCCGGTTCAACAATACGGCGCCGCCCGACACCAGCCATGCCGGTACTGGCACCTGCCAGGCGGGCGCGAAACCCATCGACTGCCGGTAGACCGCCAACATCTGGCGGAACGCGATCTCCGTGCCGCCAACCAGGTCCAACACGGCCGGAGCGTTGGCATCGCCGCGCAAAAGATTGACGACGATCTCGGCCAGCTCGTCCACCAGCATCGGACGCAGCAACTGACGCCCGCCACTTGGCAGCAAATGCACCGGCACCGTTGCCAGGGCGCGGAAGAATCGGGCTGACGCGCCTTGCACGCCGTAGATCAACGCTGGCCGCAGGATGTGGTGCGCGATGGGCAGTGACTTCAGGTGCTCATCGGCGGCACGCTTGCTCTGAAAATAGGGCGTCTCGCCATGCTCGGCGCCTAGCGCCGACAGTTGCACGATGCCCCGCACCCCGGCCCGCTGGGCGGCGTCGAACAAGGCGATAGGCGCGCGCCGATGGACCTGGTCAAAGGTTGCGCCAGCCCCTTCGACCAGAATGCCGACTGCGTTGATCACTACATGGATGCCGCGCAGCCGATCTATCCAGGCGGCCGGGTCGGTGTCTGCCATGTAGTCAATGGCGACCTCGTTCGGCCTGGTCGCCACCCTGACGCCTTTCAATACCCGATGGCCGTCACGCTCCAGTGCTGCGCAGAAGGCTTGGCCGATAAAACCGTTGGCGCCGCAAACCAGAATGTTCATGCCGTTGCCTCCACTGCTTACGTCGTTCA of Achromobacter seleniivolatilans contains these proteins:
- a CDS encoding SDR family oxidoreductase, encoding MNILVCGANGFIGQAFCAALERDGHRVLKGVRVATRPNEVAIDYMADTDPAAWIDRLRGIHVVINAVGILVEGAGATFDQVHRRAPIALFDAAQRAGVRGIVQLSALGAEHGETPYFQSKRAADEHLKSLPIAHHILRPALIYGVQGASARFFRALATVPVHLLPSGGRQLLRPMLVDELAEIVVNLLRGDANAPAVLDLVGGTEIAFRQMLAVYRQSMGFAPAWQVPVPAWLVSGGAVLLNRLPGSLLTRDTWKMLRAGNTADAATTARALGRPPSGIESFIGAADALPLRHQALAAWRPGLARGALALIWLWTAVCSAFLYPVAGSLALLEPVGLHGAAARTALYLAAALDFALGIATLWWPGRRLWAAQLGLVLAYTAVIAVALPEFLLHPFGPVLKNAAVAALLLILLTEEPKP